The following are from one region of the Halobacteriovorax vibrionivorans genome:
- a CDS encoding GNAT family N-acetyltransferase: MEINLEGLSIQHKQEFELFKDNDSISSIEQFSDDDSSAVFFLIDNKAYFGFCQGKLNNDFIDAAREYKTKHQSEKIVGPLNFSTYNTYRLKENEDLPHHLMEPPYEAELYQLLKSHGEIFESYLTYEINDFEKLLDWSKQFDEIDDSVMKDQYTLQVIDTKYWMDNIERFYKSADQVFGENLAYSTLSFETFKAKYGEQAAGLICPFTSRCLVSKDNQQIVGIILNFIDITAADRKRLLIKTMGVHPDHRHMGLSFIYLLKEIIPQVRQNYDQAFLCLMREGNLPSLFAKDISQKDRHYHLFSL; the protein is encoded by the coding sequence ATGGAAATTAATTTAGAAGGCCTATCAATTCAACATAAACAGGAATTTGAACTCTTTAAAGACAATGATTCCATCTCAAGCATTGAGCAATTTAGTGATGATGACTCAAGCGCTGTCTTTTTCCTAATTGATAACAAGGCCTATTTTGGATTCTGCCAAGGTAAGCTTAATAATGACTTCATTGATGCTGCCAGAGAATATAAGACCAAGCATCAAAGTGAGAAGATTGTAGGGCCATTAAATTTTTCAACTTATAATACATATCGCTTAAAAGAAAATGAAGACCTTCCCCATCACCTAATGGAGCCACCATACGAGGCTGAGCTTTATCAATTATTAAAGTCACATGGTGAAATCTTTGAAAGTTATCTAACGTATGAAATTAATGACTTTGAAAAGCTCTTAGACTGGTCAAAGCAATTTGATGAAATCGATGATAGTGTCATGAAAGATCAATACACTCTCCAAGTCATTGATACAAAGTACTGGATGGATAATATCGAACGCTTTTATAAAAGTGCAGATCAAGTCTTTGGAGAAAATCTAGCTTATTCAACCCTTTCATTTGAGACTTTTAAAGCAAAGTATGGAGAACAAGCAGCGGGACTTATCTGTCCATTTACTTCTCGCTGTCTCGTTTCAAAAGACAACCAACAAATAGTGGGAATAATTTTAAACTTCATTGATATCACGGCCGCTGACCGAAAGAGACTTCTTATAAAAACGATGGGAGTTCATCCAGATCATCGCCATATGGGGCTAAGCTTTATCTACTTACTTAAAGAAATAATTCCTCAAGTACGTCAAAACTACGACCAGGCATTTCTCTGTCTTATGCGAGAGGGAAATCTACCATCACTTTTTGCTAAGGATATTTCACAAAAGGATCGCCATTATCACTTATTTAGTCTTTGA
- a CDS encoding phosphotransferase, whose product MKIEQTHTNPANAELAPAPKTAQKATKKRLSAPSRFDYSEAARLKRIELLEEQCGQDLDAIATTDLDGLNLKGNIESYAGSISIPMGICGPLKMNEKGETEELYIPIATSEGALVSSITRGALAVSLCGGFKAKVTRKRMYRAPVFTFEDIDHADEFKAWLEDNFNTIKSITKKYSNFADLKKIKTTLIGRNVHAKFIYECADASGQNMTTVCTWQSCLWIKEELLTSKINLIEFFLEGNGSSDKKVSVGSAMQTRGTYVTAECVITEKVLKRILKTSSTDLINLYLRSLPITRLEGMIGYNVNVANAVAAIFASTGQDLACIHESSTAVLNFEKHEKGLYVSLTLPSLVIGTVGGGTGLGHYKNCLQAIDCAGAGKVERFAKIIAGAALSLELSTMSAICGGQFAYAHDKLGRNNPKDQLKTKDITKDFIKENFSDLSESLKESETIEHDVKVNVENGIITEATSRVVNKSLGFTALEVDKEKQVILKSKPLDTDVIAGLAAIAGFADSDIRRKFLKTIRDNEFTKCHIREIEAYRMVSRDFSRYIPTLHGTYINTQKEAYLILLENLNFSQVELINTEASPELWISSTRELIYDAISKVHTSFLSSEEVSNSSLNLGKTKVDADLTKSIITYIRAQRYISAETESKLEEILSNINKWAKLIDEGPKTLTHNDFNPRNICFKKGRPCFYDWELSRFNSPYRDLVEFMSFTTPSEEIASDIELFFEKDGIELERNEKLENMLACSYEYLLNRVLFYYVGHSVNEYVFMPHIFNKTLEIIQFIEGELDA is encoded by the coding sequence ATGAAGATAGAACAAACACACACAAATCCTGCAAATGCGGAGCTTGCTCCTGCCCCAAAAACTGCCCAGAAAGCGACAAAGAAGAGGCTGTCGGCCCCATCTCGTTTTGACTACTCTGAGGCAGCTCGTCTAAAGCGTATAGAGCTTCTAGAAGAGCAATGTGGGCAAGACCTTGATGCCATTGCAACAACGGACCTGGATGGCCTAAATTTAAAGGGAAATATCGAGTCCTACGCTGGAAGTATTTCAATTCCTATGGGAATTTGTGGGCCACTGAAAATGAATGAAAAGGGAGAGACGGAAGAGCTCTACATCCCTATTGCAACTTCAGAGGGTGCTCTGGTTTCTTCAATTACACGTGGAGCACTTGCTGTTTCACTATGTGGTGGATTCAAAGCAAAGGTCACAAGAAAGCGCATGTATCGCGCACCTGTTTTTACATTTGAAGATATTGATCATGCTGATGAATTTAAGGCATGGCTTGAAGATAATTTTAATACAATCAAAAGTATCACAAAGAAATATTCTAATTTTGCTGATCTAAAAAAGATCAAGACGACTCTTATTGGTCGAAATGTTCACGCTAAATTCATTTATGAATGTGCAGATGCTTCTGGTCAGAATATGACTACAGTTTGTACTTGGCAGTCATGTCTATGGATTAAAGAAGAACTTCTTACTTCAAAGATTAATCTTATTGAATTTTTCTTAGAAGGAAATGGCTCAAGTGATAAGAAAGTTTCAGTTGGATCGGCCATGCAAACTCGCGGAACTTACGTGACTGCAGAATGTGTGATCACAGAAAAAGTACTAAAGAGAATCCTTAAAACTTCAAGTACAGACTTGATTAACCTATATCTTAGATCACTTCCTATCACACGCCTTGAAGGGATGATAGGATATAACGTAAACGTTGCCAATGCAGTTGCTGCAATCTTTGCTTCAACGGGACAAGACCTTGCTTGTATCCATGAGTCATCTACGGCGGTTTTAAATTTTGAAAAACACGAAAAAGGTTTATATGTAAGCTTAACTCTTCCATCTCTTGTAATCGGTACAGTTGGTGGTGGAACAGGACTTGGCCATTATAAGAATTGTCTTCAAGCAATTGATTGTGCAGGAGCTGGAAAGGTTGAGCGTTTTGCAAAAATTATTGCAGGAGCTGCTCTATCTCTTGAGCTTTCAACAATGTCGGCCATCTGTGGTGGACAATTTGCTTACGCTCACGACAAGCTTGGAAGAAATAATCCAAAAGATCAGCTTAAGACAAAAGATATAACAAAAGACTTTATCAAAGAAAATTTCTCTGATCTTTCAGAATCTCTAAAAGAAAGTGAGACTATTGAACACGATGTAAAAGTTAACGTTGAAAATGGAATCATCACAGAAGCAACATCAAGAGTTGTAAATAAGTCGCTGGGCTTTACTGCACTTGAAGTGGATAAAGAAAAACAAGTTATTTTAAAATCAAAGCCACTAGACACTGATGTTATTGCAGGCCTTGCAGCAATTGCTGGTTTTGCAGATAGTGATATAAGACGCAAATTCTTAAAGACTATTCGAGATAACGAATTTACAAAATGTCATATTAGAGAAATAGAGGCTTACCGAATGGTATCACGTGATTTTTCACGTTATATACCGACTCTACACGGTACCTATATCAATACTCAAAAAGAAGCATATTTAATTCTTCTTGAAAATTTAAACTTCTCACAAGTAGAGCTTATTAATACTGAAGCCTCTCCAGAGCTGTGGATTAGTTCAACGAGAGAGCTTATTTATGATGCCATTTCAAAGGTACACACAAGCTTTCTTTCAAGTGAAGAAGTTAGTAATTCTTCACTAAACTTAGGAAAGACGAAAGTTGACGCTGATTTAACTAAATCAATTATTACCTATATCCGTGCTCAGCGCTACATAAGTGCAGAAACAGAAAGTAAATTAGAAGAAATTCTTTCTAATATCAATAAATGGGCAAAGCTTATTGATGAAGGTCCAAAGACTCTTACACACAATGACTTTAACCCAAGAAATATCTGTTTTAAGAAAGGTCGCCCATGTTTTTACGACTGGGAATTATCAAGATTTAATTCTCCATACCGTGATCTAGTAGAGTTCATGAGCTTTACAACTCCAAGTGAGGAGATTGCAAGTGATATTGAATTATTCTTTGAAAAAGACGGTATTGAGCTAGAGAGAAATGAAAAATTAGAAAATATGTTGGCATGCTCATATGAGTACTTACTTAATCGCGTACTCTTCTACTATGTTGGTCACAGTGTAAATGAATATGTATTTATGCCACATATCTTTAATAAAACGCTTGAAATCATCCAATTCATTGAAGGAGAGCTTGATGCATAA